The Raphanus sativus cultivar WK10039 unplaced genomic scaffold, ASM80110v3 Scaffold0656, whole genome shotgun sequence genome includes a region encoding these proteins:
- the LOC108822607 gene encoding 60S ribosomal protein L21-1, producing the protein MPAGHGVRARTRDLFARGFRKKGTIPLSTYLRTFKVGDYVDVKVNGAIHKGMPHKFYHGRTGRVWNVTKRAVGVEVNKQIGNRIIRKRLHVRVEHVQQSRCAEEFKLRKKKNDELKAAAKAKGETISTKRQPKGPKPGFMVEGMTLETVTPIPYDVVNDLKGGY; encoded by the exons ATGCCGGCAGGACATGGAGTTCGTGCTAGAACAAGAGATCTGTTCGCGAGGGGGTTCAGGAAGAAGGGTACAATTCCACTGTCTACCTACCTCAGGACCTTCAAAGTCGGCGACTACGTCGATGTTAAGGTGAACGGTGCGATCCACAAGGGTATGCCTCACAAGTTCTACCATGGTCGTACCGGTCGTGTCTGGAACGTCACCAAACGTGCTGTCGGTGTCGAAGTCAATAAACAG ATTGGCAACAGGATCATAAGGAAGAGGCTTCATGTGCGTGTGGAGCACGTGCAGCAGTCTAGATGCGCAGAGGAGTTCAagctgaggaagaagaagaacgatGAGCTCAAGGCTGCGGCCAAAGCCAAAGGTGAGACAATAAGCACCAAGAGGCAGCCTAAAGGCCCCAAACCAGGATTCATGGTTGAGGGTATGACCTTGGAGACTGTCACTCCTATCCCTTACGACGTCGTCAACGATCTCAAAGGAGGCTATTAG
- the LOC108822601 gene encoding transmembrane emp24 domain-containing protein p24delta3-like: MKRMVKFESSMTKMSAKMRHGLTTALLLFIMVPVGEAIWLDVPPSGTKCVSEEIQSNIVVLADYIIISEDHSIKPTISAKVTSPYGNNLHHSENVTHGEFAFTTKESGNYIACFWADAKSHGNKDVSINVEWKTGIATKDWASIAKKEKLEGVELEIRKLEGAVEAIHENLIYLRNKEADMRTVSEKTNSRVAWCSMMSLAICIVVSGLQVVYLKHYFEKKKLI; this comes from the exons ATGAAAAGAATGGTAAAGTTTGAAAGCTCCATGACGAAGATGTCTGCTAAGATGCGCCACGGTCTCACGACAGCGCTCCTTCTGTTTATTATGGTTCCGGTCGGTGAGGCGATTTGGCTAGACGTGCCTCCCTCGGGAACAAAGTGCGTATCTGAAGAAATACAGAGCAATATTGTCGTCTTGGCCGATTACATCATCATCTCCGAGGATCATTCCATCAAACCCACTATATCCGCCAAG GTGACGTCCCCATACGGAAACAATCTGCACCATTCGGAAAACGTGACGCATGGAGAATTTGCATTTACGACAAAAGAATCAGGGAACTACATAGCCTGCTTTTGGGCAGATGCAAAGAGTCACGGCAACAAGGACGTTAGCATCAACGTTGAATGGAAAACTGGAATCGCTACTAAGGATTGGGCTTCTATTGCTAAGAAAGAGAAGCTCGAG GGAGTGGAGCTGGAGATTAGGAAACTTGAAGGCGCAGTCGAAGCCATCCATGAAAATCTAATCTACCTAAGAAACAA AGAAGCAGACATGAGGACAGTGAGTGAGAAAACGAACTCGCGAGTAGCTTGGTGCAGTATGATGTCGCTGGCTATTTGCATTGTTGTCTCTGGATTACAAGTAGTCTACTTGAAGCATTATTTcgagaagaagaagcttatcTGA
- the LOC108822602 gene encoding germin-like protein subfamily 2 member 1, translating to MASPTSFLSIFLCLVAFLFITVSADPDMLQDLCVADLSSGIKVNGFPCKDAANVTSLDFFSQGIANPGLTNNTFGALVTGANVMTIPGLNTLGVSLARIDYAPGGLNPPHTHPRATEVVYVLEGTLDVGFLTTANRLISQSLKKGDVFAFPRGLVHFQKNNGRVPAAVIAAFNSQLPGTQSLGATLFGSTPPVPDEILSQAFQTTPRIVKNIKSRFQPKK from the exons ATGGCTTCACCAACTTCATTCCTCTCAATCTTCCTCTGCCTCGTCGCATTCCTCTTCATTACAGTCTCCGCAGATCCCGACATGCTCCAAGACCTCTGCGTCGCTGATCTCTCCTCCG GAATCAAAGTCAACGGCTTCCCTTGCAAAGACGCAGCCAACGTCACATCACTCGATTTCTTCTCCCAAGGAATAGCAAACCCAGGTCTCACCAACAACACATTCGGAGCATTAGTCACAGGAGCCAACGTGATGACCATCCCAGGTCTCAACACGCTCGGCGTCTCCCTCGCTCGCATCGACTACGCGCCAGGCGGCTTGAACCCGCCTCACACTCACCCGCGCGCCACCGAAGTCGTCTACGTCCTCGAAGGTACCCTCGACGTCGGGTTTCTCACCACCGCCAACAGGCTCATCTCTCAGTCTCTCAAGAAAGGTGACGTCTTCGCTTTCCCCAGAGGACTTGTCCATTTCCAGAAGAACAACGGTCGTGTCCCTGCTGCTGTCATCGCTGCTTTCAATAGTCAGCTCCCTGGAACTCAGTCTCTCGGTGCTACTCTGTTCGGTTCTACGCCTCCTGTTCCTGATGAGATCTTGTCTCAGGCCTTTCAGACAACTCCGAGAATTGTTAAGAACATTAAAAGCAGGTTCCAGCCCAAGAAATGA
- the LOC130502684 gene encoding pectin acetylesterase 1-like — MNALLWSWSLTGLFLLSILANGVMGSDEMDLFNNFSGTNMFQKQDDGADVLMVGLTLVQTAAAEGAVCLDGSVPGYHLYRGYGSGANNWIIQLQGGAWCDSIEDCQNRKRSRVGSSTLMETPIEFKGILSNKAAENPDFYNWNKAVVRYCDGASFSGDSENKTAQLQFRGKRIFLAVMEDLMAKGMCHAKQALLSGCSSGGLAAILRCDDFSSLFPPTTEVKCMSDAGFFLDAVDISGARSIRRMYSGVVNTQGLQNTLPLTCTSHLDPTSCFFPQNIINQVKTPLFVLNSAFDSWQIENSIAPPSADPSDSWHNCRSNFTCNASQMQFLEGFRMSMLDALKTFSMSNKNGLFIISRWAHCLAQRKDTWFPGNSQPGEDKGIAVVVGDWYFERAKE, encoded by the exons ATGAATGCTCTTTTGTGGAGTTGGAGTCTCACAGGACTCTTTCTCTTGAGCATTCTTGCAAATGGGGTAATGGGTTCTGATGAAATGGACTTGTTTAACAATTTCAGTGGCACAAATATGTTTCAGAAACAAGATGATGGTGCAGATGTTCTGATGGTAGGACTCACTCTGGTCCAAACCGCTGCAGCTGAAGGAGCTG TGTGTCTGGACGGGTCTGTGCCTGGATATCATTTGTATCGTGGGTACGGTTCAGGAGCAAACAACTGGATCATTCAGTTGCAG gggGGTGCGTGGTGTGACAGCATAGAAGATTGTCAGAACCGTAAAAGGAGTCGTGTTGGTTCGTCTACTCTAATGGAAACACCGATAGAGTTTAAAGGAATACTAAGCAATAAAGCCGCTGAAAATCCAG ACTTTTACAATTGGAATAAAGCAGTAGTTCGGTATTGTGATGGCGCATCCTTTAGCGGTGATAGCGAAAACAAG ACGGCACAACTTCAGTTTAGAGGAAAGCGTATATTTTTAGCCGTCATGGAAGATTTGATGGCAAAGGGAATGTGTCATGCCAAGCAG GCTTTGCTCAGCGGATGTTCTTCTGGGGGTCTTGCAGCGATTTTACGCTGCGATGATTTCAGTAGTCTGTTTCCTCCTACCACCGAAGTTAAATGCATGAGCGATGCTGGTTTCTTCCTCGATGC GGTTGATATATCTGGAGCTCGTTCTATAAGGCGTATGTATTCTGGTGTCGTAAACACCCAG GGTTTACAAAATACGCTTCCTCTCACATGTACAAGCCATCTTGATCCAACTTCG TGCTTTTTCCCTCAAAACATAATCAACCAAGTCAAGACACCGTTGTTTGTTCTCAACTCGGCATTTGATTCGTGGCAG ATTGAAAATAGCATAGCTCCACCATCTGCTGATCCGAGTGACAGTTGGCATAATTGCAGGTCCAACTTCACGTGCAACGCCTCTCAGATGCAATTCTTGGAAG GTTTCAGAATGAGCATGTTAGATGCCTTAAAGACCTTTTCGATGTCAAACAAGAACGGATTGTTTATTATCTCGCGCTGGGCTCATTGTCTAGCGCAGAGAAAAGATACTTGGTTTCCTGGAAACTCTCAACCGGGTGAAGATAAG GGGATTGCTGTAGTTGTTGGAGATTGGTATTTCGAAAGAGCAAAAGAGTAA
- the LOC108821175 gene encoding transcription factor MYB61 → MGRHSCCYKQKLRKGLWSPEEDEKLLNHITTHGHGCWSSVPKLAGLQRCGKSCRLRWINYLRPDLKRGAFSPEEENLIVELHAVLGNRWSQIAARLPGRTDNEIKNLWNSSIKKKLRQRGIDPNTHKPISEVDKDKPTRSSNNDHKSPSSSAATNQDFFLERPSDFSDYFGLQKLNFNSNLGLSATPESSLCTMIPGQFSPGNMVGSVFQTQVCVKPSISLPPDSSSSTVSRGDHAASSWEFQTNNTSNFFDNGGFSWPITNPSSSVVKPNHNFEEVKWSEYLNTPFFNGSTVQSQNSQQICIKSEAEYLAKVSNMADPWSQSQNENLGTPEASDVFSKDLQRMAVSFGQSL, encoded by the exons ATGGGGAGACATTCTTGCTGTTACAAACAAAAGCTGAGAAAAGGGCTATGGTCTCCTGAAGAAGACGAGAAGCTTCTCAATCACATCACCACCCATGGCCATGGTTGCTGGAGCTCTGTCCCTAAACTCGCTG GTTTGCAGAGATGTGGAAAGAGTTGCAGATTGAGATGGATCAACTACTTGAGACCTGATTTAAAGAGAGGAGCTTTCTCTCCTGAGGAAGAGAATCTCATCGTTGAGCTTCACGCTGTCCTCGGAAACAG atggtCACAGATTGCGGCTAGACTTCCGGGAAGAACCGACAACGAGATCAAGAATCTATGGAACTCGAGCATAAAAAAGAAACTGAGGCAAAGAGGCATTGACCCGAACACACACAAACCCATCTCCGAAGTTGACAAAGACAAACCAACAAGAAGCAGCAACAACGACCACAAGTCTCCTAGTTCATCCGCTGCAACTAACCAAGACTTCTTCCTCGAAAGGCCATCTGATTTCTCAGACTACTTCGGTCTTCAGAAGCTTAACTTCAACTCCAACCTAGGACTCTCTGCTACACCTGAGTCTTCTCTCTGTACGATGATTCCGGGGCAGTTTAGCCCCGGAAACATGGTTGGTTCTGTCTTTCAGACTCAGGTTTGCGTGAAGCCTTCAATTAGTCTCCCTCCGGACAGCAGTTCGAGTACGGTCTCCAGAGGAGATCATGCAGCATCTAGCTGGGAGTTTCAGACAAACAACACCTCGAACTTCTTTGATAACGGTGGATTCTCATGGCCAATCACAAACCCTTCTTCTTCAGTAGTTAAACCTAATCATAACTTTGAAGAAGTGAAATGGTCAGAGTATTTGAACACACCGTTCTTCAATGGAAGCACCGTACAGAGCCAAAACTCTCAGCAGATCTGCATCAAATCAGAGGCAGAGTACTTAGCCAAAGTTTCCAACATGGCAGATCCTTGGAGCCAAAGCCAGAACGAGAATCTAGGCACACCTGAAGCTAGTGACGTGTTCTCCAAGGATCTTCAGAGAATGGCCGTCTCTTTTGGTCAGTCCCTttag